A genome region from Gemmatimonas sp. UBA7669 includes the following:
- a CDS encoding glycosyltransferase, whose protein sequence is MRVLGLSTDPRWGAHARILGTWLQALAAEGDVVALACVPGSAMARGARAEWPRLSLRDVRADGWWRRTQSVREVVQALRPDAVLVCSGDDAAAAALAMGTRGPVVWRESAASRTERAGWRQRAALVRGTVRRMEAGQHTVYWPPPDAEDTASATGVLRLTPTGPVRADVFSAAPLPTAPLPTAPLPTAPLPAVSSPVASPSVTLLLPPKLDDEGRHALRVVGALHERQPSLQLTLVAEGGERGKAPSLQDARIHAAALGMAGALCVQSLDEWIAASPRGEDVLWVVDGGDAGTLALLDAMHRATPVVVPSKHQQADLVLPGVTGLHAPPVGHQVSPMDDGAQLLSDLARVLGDAEWRRGMGAAAQRHVHRVRAPRAILHGLRVMLDPTSSPLS, encoded by the coding sequence ATGCGGGTGCTGGGACTCAGCACCGACCCGCGCTGGGGCGCGCACGCCCGCATTCTCGGCACCTGGCTGCAGGCACTCGCCGCCGAGGGCGACGTGGTGGCCCTGGCCTGCGTGCCCGGATCGGCGATGGCCCGCGGTGCGCGCGCTGAATGGCCGCGGCTTTCCCTGCGCGATGTTCGGGCCGACGGGTGGTGGCGGCGCACGCAGAGTGTGCGCGAGGTGGTACAGGCGCTGCGACCTGATGCCGTGCTGGTGTGCAGCGGCGATGATGCGGCCGCCGCGGCCTTGGCCATGGGGACACGCGGTCCGGTGGTGTGGCGTGAATCTGCGGCTTCGCGCACAGAACGCGCGGGATGGCGCCAGCGCGCGGCACTGGTCCGTGGCACGGTACGGCGCATGGAGGCCGGCCAGCATACGGTATACTGGCCACCGCCAGATGCGGAGGATACCGCTTCTGCGACTGGCGTGTTGCGGCTGACACCGACCGGCCCCGTGCGCGCCGACGTGTTCTCAGCGGCGCCTCTGCCAACGGCGCCTCTGCCAACGGCGCCTCTGCCAACGGCGCCTCTGCCAGCGGTATCATCGCCCGTCGCCTCGCCGAGCGTGACATTGCTGCTTCCCCCAAAGCTCGATGACGAGGGCCGGCATGCATTGCGTGTCGTCGGGGCTTTGCATGAGCGCCAACCGTCATTGCAGCTGACGCTGGTGGCCGAGGGCGGGGAGCGTGGCAAGGCGCCCTCGTTGCAGGATGCCAGGATCCATGCGGCCGCTCTGGGCATGGCCGGCGCGCTGTGTGTACAGTCGCTCGACGAGTGGATCGCGGCCTCACCGCGCGGCGAGGATGTGTTGTGGGTGGTGGACGGCGGCGATGCCGGCACGCTGGCCTTGCTGGATGCCATGCACCGCGCCACGCCGGTCGTCGTGCCGAGCAAACATCAGCAGGCCGATCTGGTACTGCCGGGTGTCACGGGACTGCACGCGCCTCCAGTCGGTCATCAGGTCTCGCCAATGGACGACGGCGCCCAGTTGCTGTCTGATCTGGCGCGCGTGCTGGGCGACGCCGAGTGGCGGCGCGGTATGGGGGCGGCCGCCCAGCGACACGTCCACCGCGTTCGTGCACCGCGTGCCATACTTCACGGGTTGCGCGTGATGCTCGACCCGACTTCCTCTCCGCTCTCATGA
- a CDS encoding aminotransferase class V-fold PLP-dependent enzyme, with amino-acid sequence MTPSLLQLRAREYGWMDNDASMYLNAASVGPLPAAAVAAANEWSALRQQPHHISVPRMQDAAATARAQFAALIGARAEEIALMPNTTYGLNLAARALPLRPGSILTFDGEFPSCVYPFQALGSRGISLDLIPRTNGLPDEDALVAAIEQRSDVVAVVVSWVQFATGYVADLARIGAACRAKGVFFIVDGIQGCGVRPIDVHALPIDVFASGAQKWQLSPWGTGFVYVRPDLITSLEPHDVGWACMKSSTDYTRLTDYEFDFFDDARRFEVVTIAYHDFAVANAATALLLEAGVAQVAQHLTQLGDMVVDWAQSRRDVTLVTPAEPARRAGVLSFTPTDLDGMHARLREGGVVHTVREGAIRLSPHMYNTADEISRALALLDA; translated from the coding sequence ATGACTCCCAGTCTTCTGCAGCTGCGCGCCCGCGAATACGGGTGGATGGACAACGACGCGTCCATGTATCTGAACGCCGCCTCCGTGGGCCCCCTGCCGGCTGCCGCAGTGGCCGCGGCCAACGAATGGTCGGCCCTCCGGCAGCAGCCGCATCACATCTCGGTGCCGCGCATGCAGGACGCCGCGGCCACGGCGCGCGCGCAGTTTGCCGCGCTCATCGGTGCGCGTGCCGAGGAAATCGCGCTCATGCCCAACACCACTTACGGGCTCAATCTCGCCGCTCGAGCGTTGCCACTCAGGCCGGGCAGCATACTCACGTTCGATGGTGAGTTTCCGAGTTGTGTGTATCCGTTTCAGGCCCTGGGTTCGCGCGGCATTTCGCTCGATCTCATTCCGCGCACGAACGGTCTGCCGGATGAAGACGCGTTGGTCGCCGCCATTGAGCAGCGCAGCGACGTGGTGGCCGTGGTGGTGAGCTGGGTGCAGTTTGCCACGGGTTATGTGGCCGATCTCGCGCGCATCGGCGCGGCCTGTCGCGCCAAGGGTGTGTTTTTCATCGTGGATGGCATCCAGGGCTGCGGCGTGCGACCCATCGACGTGCACGCGCTGCCCATTGATGTGTTCGCGAGCGGCGCGCAGAAGTGGCAGCTCTCACCCTGGGGGACGGGTTTCGTGTACGTGCGGCCCGACCTCATCACCAGCCTCGAGCCGCACGATGTGGGCTGGGCCTGCATGAAGAGCAGCACGGACTACACGCGTCTCACGGACTACGAGTTCGACTTCTTCGACGACGCGCGACGCTTCGAGGTGGTGACCATTGCCTACCACGACTTTGCGGTGGCCAATGCGGCCACGGCCCTGTTGCTCGAAGCAGGCGTGGCACAGGTGGCGCAGCACCTCACGCAGCTCGGCGACATGGTGGTGGACTGGGCCCAGAGCCGCCGCGACGTGACGCTGGTAACGCCGGCCGAGCCCGCCCGCCGCGCGGGCGTGCTCTCATTCACGCCCACTGACCTGGACGGCATGCATGCCCGGCTGCGTGAGGGCGGCGTGGTGCATACGGTGCGAGAGGGTGCAATCCGGCTGTCGCCGCATATGTACAACACCGCCGACGAAATCAGCC